A region of the Planktothrix tepida PCC 9214 genome:
TTTTTTAACTCTATTCATCATAATCGTCCCCATAATTCGTATTGTCGAAAATGGTAGGTTGTAACCAATTATTTGTGAATTTTGATAGGAGTCTTGCATTACTGTAAGCCTTGTGTATTGGTAAAACAGTTTTTACTACATATAAGTTTCCTTGAGTTTGAATGGGAATAGCGACACTAGCTTTACTGAGTTCCTGAGAAGATTCAAGATTAAGTGGTAAAAGAATCTGTAGTTGTCTTTGTTTAGGCCGCCATTGAGGTAATGCTATTCTATTACTTTTTCCGGCCAATTCTCTTAACTCTTTAATAGCATCTCTAAATACGGCAATCATATACCTTTCTCCTATGTTTTGAAAGTCTTTAGGAAATCTACTTAGGTTCTCTGCTAAAATATGCTTTTCATAGTATTCGTCTCCTGGCATTTCAATTTCAAAATCTGGATTATAAACATAATTGGCAAAATCATTCACATCTTCAAAGTTAACATATCTTGCTACTTTAGGAACTTCTCTAAAGATTTTAGTAAAGCTTATATGTGTTCGCTCAAAAAAACCAGATAAGTGCCATTTTTTAAATGACTGAGGATTTCTATCATAGTTTTCATTGACGTGAAATAATCCAATTAAAGGCTGTGCAGATGTTCGTGAAATTAAACCTGTGTTAAAGCAAGCATACTCGGCTTTATTTTCATCCCGTGTATCGTAAACTACTTTATTTTCCTCATCAAGTCGTTGAAATGTATATTGCAAGTAATTCTTTAATATGGGGAATTCTTTGTCTTGTTTGTCTTGGTTGTCTGAGGGTAAAGTTTCTATGTCACCATAACCAGTATCACTATATTGATAATCCCAATCTTCTGGTTCTGCTTTTTCAGCTAAAATCGATAGCTTCTGCTTAAACGATGAGTCAGTAAAAAAAGCAAATTCGTCGAGTTTTCTTCCTCTTGTGTTTCTGTTAACCATACAGATTTGTGCGCTACAACTTTCTTAGTATCGCTTTTTTTATTTTTTACATCAACCCCATAAAAGTGGGATTTAGGGGGGATTTATCAATGGATTAAAAGTAAAAAAATGGGAAAGTGTGAGATTTTGTGTTTAAAAAGGGGAAAATGTGGGATAATGTGAGCTAAGATTAGCCAGAATTACAACCCAATTTAACAGCTATGGAGATTCAAGAAGCCTTGAAGTGGACGGATGATCTGATTTTTGCCAAGACAGGAAAGCATCTGGACTCACTGCAACGGGCTATTTTGGAGGGTACATGGGAATTTCGAGGATACAAGGATATCGCTGATAACTATCACTGTAGTCCTGATCATGTTAGGAAAATGGCATCAGAATTATGGGAACTTCTCTCTGATCTGTTTGGAGAAGATGTAAAAAAAAAGAATGTTCGAGCTCTTGTGGAAAATAGAGTATTTTCTTATTTTAATAATGGGGTGCAAATTGGTAGTAACATAAATGTCTGTAGCGATTTATATAATAATCCCAAAACCACAAAAGAACGATCACACTCCTTTAACAAAGAATCTCAACCCCGCCACGACCTCAGCGAAGCCCCAGAATACGATAATCGCCTCTATAATCGCACCGACGAACTCACTACCCTCAAACAATGGATACTCACAGAAAATAGCCGTATCGTTACTATTACCGGATTATCGGGTATCGGTAAAACAACCCTAGCGAGACAACTGGTAGAACAAATCAGAGATAACTTTGATTGCATCCTGTGGCGAACTCATCGCAAATTTCCGACTCTCAACGCCCTCAAAACCAACCTCATCGAGTTTTTCTCCTCAACTCACAAGAGCGAAAATCCATCCATTCTCAACGATTTAGATTCTTGCTATTCCATCCTAGACGATTTGCGATCGCACCGTTGCTTAATCATTCTCGACGACTTTCAAGACACCTTAACTCCCCGTGAATTCGTGGGAAATTATCTCCCAGAATATCAAGACTATGGTAAACTGTTAACGGAAATTGGCAGATCTCCCCATAATAGTTGTCTCCTGCTCCTCAGTTGGGAACAACCCATTGAAATCGCTAACCTAGAAACCGAAAACCGCTATTGTAAAACCCTACAACTCCAAGGTTTAGGTCAAGCCGCAACACAACTTCTAGCGGATAGAAAACTCACAGATCAGCAGAAATGGCCAGAACTGATTCAACGTTATAGCGGCAACCCCTTCTGGTTAAATATTATTGCTTCTACGATCAAAGATTTATTTAATGACCGTGTTGAGCAATTTTTATCCTATAAAACTCTATTTTTAGGAGATATAGAACCTTTAATAAAACAACATTATCAACGGTTATCCGAATCTGAACAACTTCTGATGTTGTGGTTAGCAAACCAAGATAAAACAGTTAATATTTTGAGTCAACCCACAGAATTTTCATCGGATACCGATTTTTTAAGAGCGATACAATCTTTGAAAAAACGGGGTTTAATTCAACAAGTCAGGAATAATAAAGAATCTTATTGGAGTCTTGAACCTGCGATTAAAGAATATGTAAAAACCCAATCTTCAAGTCATAGTAAACGTTAAAGAGATTTACTTTTGGTGCGTGCGCTGCGATAGAACACCCTAGAACTTTTAGGTTTGAACAACATCAATCACTAATTCCTTGAGGCAGTGGAGTATCAATCAAAGAGAAGTTTGGGTACTTTATCGATAGTTAGTAAACTGTAAAGCAGCCGGATAATCTTCTTGTTTGAGGCGTTGAATCACCAATTGTAAATCATCTTTAGATTTAGCCGTTACTCGAACAGAATCCCCTTGAATCGAAGCTTGAATTTTCTTAAACTCATCTTTAATTAACTTCGTAATTTGTTTCGCGACCTCTGAAGTTAACCCTTTCCTAAGTTTAATTTCCTGTCTCACCCGATTCCCACTAGCGGATTCTACTTTGCCAAAATCAAAAATTTTTAAAGATAGATTCCGTTTGGCAGATTTTGTTTGTAAAATCGTATGAATAGCATCCAGGGTAAACTCACTATCAGTATTAATAACAATAGCAGTTTCCCCTAATTCTATAGTGGTTTTTGTATCTTTCAAATCATAACGGCTTTTAATTTCCCGTTCTGTTTGATCAACCGCATTGACTAATTCCTGACGATCAAAATCACTCACAACATCAAATGAATAAGTAGAAGCCATAATCAATTCAAGGATTAACAACAAAACTTGAGTTATTTTATCCCAGGAAAACCGGATTAACACTCAGTCAACTCACAATCGATAAAATTCCTGTATAGATATCGCGATCGCCGTTTTTTGGGTAAAATTTAATCAATTTCAAAGATTATAGGCCCTGAAAAATCAGCATTTTACCCCAGTTTAACAACGATCGCCCTATCGGTTTCAAAGGCATTTTGATGCGCCCAAGTTTCCCATTGAGCATCATTAATGGTTCCCCTTTTTAATCCAAATAGAACAGCGTCACAATTTTGCGCTGATTCTCAGCTTCTTCACAGGTGTTCAGGAGGGTAACACTTTCATGATAGGCAAAGCAAATTAACTGTTGACACCGCGAAATAATTTCTTGGTTACACAGTGCACTAGCTTCAGCTAAGGATAAATCATCCCCCTTGGGATTTTCCACAACATGGATGACCTGTTCTAGCTGTTTTCGAGATTCTCTCGGCTGACGTTTCATGCTTTGCGGCAAAATCACCGTTAACAAATTGGGGTCAGCCCGCATTGCTCCTTTTATGGCTGCCGAGTTCGTCCCCGTTGAACCGGATGTAATCAAATGATTGCCTTCTAAAACTAAGGCATAACTCATCATCTCGATTAGGTTCTGATGGGTTAGGGGAATATGACGGGAACCCAACAAAGCAATGCGCTTGGAGCCAGTTTGTTGAATGGCTGCCAATTCTTCTAAAAAGTCATCTACTTTCGGCAGATTGATAGCTTGGTTCAAGGATAATTACAAAACATAATCAGGACAATCCTGTAGATTTTA
Encoded here:
- a CDS encoding DUF3825 domain-containing protein, whose protein sequence is MVNRNTRGRKLDEFAFFTDSSFKQKLSILAEKAEPEDWDYQYSDTGYGDIETLPSDNQDKQDKEFPILKNYLQYTFQRLDEENKVVYDTRDENKAEYACFNTGLISRTSAQPLIGLFHVNENYDRNPQSFKKWHLSGFFERTHISFTKIFREVPKVARYVNFEDVNDFANYVYNPDFEIEMPGDEYYEKHILAENLSRFPKDFQNIGERYMIAVFRDAIKELRELAGKSNRIALPQWRPKQRQLQILLPLNLESSQELSKASVAIPIQTQGNLYVVKTVLPIHKAYSNARLLSKFTNNWLQPTIFDNTNYGDDYDE
- a CDS encoding DNA recombination-mediator protein A; protein product: MNQAINLPKVDDFLEELAAIQQTGSKRIALLGSRHIPLTHQNLIEMMSYALVLEGNHLITSGSTGTNSAAIKGAMRADPNLLTVILPQSMKRQPRESRKQLEQVIHVVENPKGDDLSLAEASALCNQEIISRCQQLICFAYHESVTLLNTCEEAENQRKIVTLFYLD
- a CDS encoding YajQ family cyclic di-GMP-binding protein; the encoded protein is MASTYSFDVVSDFDRQELVNAVDQTEREIKSRYDLKDTKTTIELGETAIVINTDSEFTLDAIHTILQTKSAKRNLSLKIFDFGKVESASGNRVRQEIKLRKGLTSEVAKQITKLIKDEFKKIQASIQGDSVRVTAKSKDDLQLVIQRLKQEDYPAALQFTNYR
- a CDS encoding NB-ARC domain-containing protein, translating into MEIQEALKWTDDLIFAKTGKHLDSLQRAILEGTWEFRGYKDIADNYHCSPDHVRKMASELWELLSDLFGEDVKKKNVRALVENRVFSYFNNGVQIGSNINVCSDLYNNPKTTKERSHSFNKESQPRHDLSEAPEYDNRLYNRTDELTTLKQWILTENSRIVTITGLSGIGKTTLARQLVEQIRDNFDCILWRTHRKFPTLNALKTNLIEFFSSTHKSENPSILNDLDSCYSILDDLRSHRCLIILDDFQDTLTPREFVGNYLPEYQDYGKLLTEIGRSPHNSCLLLLSWEQPIEIANLETENRYCKTLQLQGLGQAATQLLADRKLTDQQKWPELIQRYSGNPFWLNIIASTIKDLFNDRVEQFLSYKTLFLGDIEPLIKQHYQRLSESEQLLMLWLANQDKTVNILSQPTEFSSDTDFLRAIQSLKKRGLIQQVRNNKESYWSLEPAIKEYVKTQSSSHSKR